A region from the Neurospora crassa OR74A linkage group V, whole genome shotgun sequence genome encodes:
- a CDS encoding arsenate reductase, with amino-acid sequence MSTAPPDTETETAPWYAAYPEPQSDLMNISRAEVLEMLKGSTGETAGKDFVLVDLRRDDCKGGTIRGSINLPAQSMYQTLPTIYDMFKAAGVKKAIFYCGTSRGRGSRAARWLSDYLVKIGDDSIQSFALFEGIKGWANAGPEYVEFMDEHDGSVWERLKSQ; translated from the exons ATGTCCACAGCACCCCCAGACACCGAAACCGAGACGGCGCCCTGGTACGCCGCCTACCCCGAGCCTCAGTCGGACCTGATGAACATCTCGCGCGCAGAGGTGCTGGAGATGCTCAAGGGCTCGACGGGTGAAACGGCCGGCAAGGATTTCGTGCTAGTCGATTTGCGAAGAGACGATTGCAag GGCGGCACAATCCGCGGCTCAATCAACCTCCCCGCGCAGTCAATGTACCAGACTCTCCCGACGATCTATGACATGTTCAAGGCGGCGGGGGTGAAGAAGGCCATCTTCTACTGCGGCACTTCGAGAGGCCGTGGTAGCCGTGCCGCGCGCTGGTTGTCGGATTACCTCGTCAAAATAGGCGATGACTCGATTCAAAGCTTTGCTCTGTTTGAGGGCATCAAGGGCTGGGCAAATGCGGGGCCCGAGTATGTCGAGTTTATGGATGAGCACGACGGGTCGGTTTgggagaggttgaagagcCAGTGA
- the ro-12 gene encoding dynactin subunit 5 produces MSRRPPRGEYIETDTGNKVARKATLVGTQNIMLGGKTVIQPDVMIRGDLARTIPPAQSASGGPANNTAVAIGRYCFLSRGCCLRPPGRMYKGVFTFMPLRLGDHVFVGPGTVVQAAQIGNHVHIGGKVVIGEFAIIKDYVKVLDGSVVPPNMVIPSFSIVAGQPARIIGEIPEGGIEAFELRDLYKTVGNNPQPTAP; encoded by the exons ATGTCACGACGACCACCCAGAGGAGAATACATCGAGACCGACACCGGCAACAAGGTCGCCCGCAAGGCTACTTTGGTCGGCACCCAAAACATCATGCTTGGCGGCAAGACAGTCATCCAGCCCGACGTCATGATCCGAGGCGACCTCGCGAGAACAATTCCACCAGCCCAGTCCGCGTCCGGCGGTCCAGCCAACAACACTGCCGTTGCCATTGGTCGGTACTGTTTCTTGAGCAGAGGGTGCTGTCTTCGGCCGCCGGGCAGGATGTACAAGGG AGTCTTCACCTTCATGCCCCTCCGTCTCGGCGACCACGTCTTTGTCGGCCCCGGTACCGTCGTCCAAGCTGCTCAGATCGGCAACCACGTCCACATTGGCGGTAAGGTCGTCATTGGCGAGTTTGCCATCATCAAGGATTACGTCAAAGTTCTCGACGGCTCGGTTGTCCCTCCGAACATGGTCATCCCCAGCTTCAGCATCGTCGCTGGTCAGCCGGCGCGTATCATTGGCGAAATCCCCGAGGGAGGCATCGAGGCATTCGAGTTGAGGGATTTGTACAAGACAGTGGGGAATAACCCCCAGCCGACGGCGCCTTGA